A segment of the Manihot esculenta cultivar AM560-2 chromosome 13, M.esculenta_v8, whole genome shotgun sequence genome:
ATTTGGAAACTTTGACTAGCTGCATAGCATTTACAATATCTTGATCCCTTCTTTGCaaagtattaataataatagtattaataattattatccataaaattaatatttaaaatttacacaatttttttaattttaagtagaCTAAACTACTATCCataacaataatattaataattaattgaaataaataacaataaattaataatataatgaaataaataaaaaatataaattaattcttaacaacaaagaataatataaaaaaataaaatgagaaaatgagaaaataacTCATTTGAAAAAGGGAGGAAGATGGATAGTGGAtttgaagaaataaaatttatgaattaaaatgaaatttgttGGATAGATATTGAAAGATGAAAAAAAATGGAAGGTTGGAGCTGCCGTGGAAGtgagaaaaaagaataaaagagagaaaaatttaGGTTTTTGGGGTATTAGTATGAAATTACACTAATAtctctaaaaaaattttaaaatttcaagggGGCCATGACCCCTTTACCCCAACATGGGCTCGTCCCTGTTTAAGAAAGTTAagaattctttttttcttcgaGATTTCATAGCTTCTAGGATTTGAGCTTTACTACCTTCAAAAGATTCATCTATGTGTAATAAGTTCAGGGTTATTAATATCCTAATCATTTTGATGTATTCTGACGGATCGTCCTATCGAATATAACGGTGGAGTGTTGTGGTAGAAATATTAGGCGGTtcatttatagtgggtagtcaaCTAATAAATGTTGAGCCGTTTTTGCTATATCCTGTCTATCACTCGTATTTTGTTTGTCAATTCTACCTGCATACACAATGATGACTCATGCTTTAATGATGTCGGCCTGCGTGCTTCGTGCACGAGTGAAGTAAAAAATGTAAGAAGTCGGTATGACGGGTGATCCTCTTGCAAGATGGTCGAACCTGATAGACTGGTACGGACCCATCCTCTTTCATGTATACATGTTACGATCTTGAGACGTCCCTCATTATTATGTTATCAGCATGCAACCCAGAAAAAAGTCCCTCTCTAATAAGCAGAGGTTgcaacaaaataaaagaaaaagaaataaacaacAAAAATGAAATACAACTCTCCCCTACTATGGGAAGAGAGACCTATTGCCTTGTGGAGAGAATGAACAAGAGAGGCCGACCAGTggcaagagtaaagagatcaACACTAGAGAAACTTAATTTAATAAGTTTGCACTTATTAAAGTTCTAAATTTGCCAATTTATCCTTTAATATGTTCCACACCTGAAATTATATtatgtatattattatgttttataaattataaatactcTTAATAACTAAGAAgttgatttatatattatatatattttgtattaTACTTTCCattaagtaaattttttaaaaatctacttttaggaaaatatttttttcaaaaagtaGGTATTTTCGAACCAAATAAAACCTAAGTGACCTTGCACTCCCATAGAGAACTCATATGTGCAATTTTGCTTATTGTTGAGAGAGGGGAGCTCTCACAGCACCTAAAGAGAATCAACGTTGCATTTCTATTTGCCTGCTTCTCTCTTGTTTTTCTTGTTACATAGATAATTAATGGACATGGATATAGAATTATGGGTACCATAATTAATCCACAAATTAACTAGAAGCCATATATGCATATTTCCTAACACCTTTTGAGAATACACATTACAATATATGCATAAGTGAGAATGGCAAGCCTAGCCTTAGCTTCCACCATTGCCCTTCCCAATTGCTGCAGAATTTGTGCATTACTTACAGAGAGCCCATGGAGCTCCAGGGTTTTTGTCCATGCAGCATGGAGGCATTTCAGGCAAAGTGAGcaactttaattattattattctaattttgtttatataatatatatatagcagGCACGTTCACGTAACCATGCATCAAACTCATTTGAAACGGCTTAAGAATCAGCGCAAGATGTGAAAAACAAGGCTGCTTCTGCTGCTGAAGGAGTAATTAATACGATGATTACAGATTAATAGAGTGATTAATGGGagtaattactaataattatgtGACAGGACATGTAGGCGAGTCAGAAAAGAGAGAGGCAGCAGAAGAGGCATCAAAGATGCCGCAGGATGTGacagagaaaataaaacaaaacaaaactaaGAACACAACAGAACACAATCGATTAAGGACAAAAGTTTCTGGAAAAGACCAGGAATCCAAGCAATtcctcaaacaaacaaaatGCTGTGTCTGTCAAGCGCTGCATCAAAATTGAAATGATCTTATTTCTAATTAACATCTATAATTTCAAAAAGCACAACTatttaatacttataattttaaaatataattatttaatatttataattttaaaataataactatttaatcATTATAATTAATGAAAGAGATTAAATAGCTAACGATTTGAAAAGATAATGATCTAATCTAAAAAGATAATAACTATAtattcattatatttttaaataataaaaaaactaataattaaataaatttttctcGTGTAAATATAATGACTTATGAAAAATGAAGATGGCTGGATTAAGGGATTGAGAGAAGTTATGAAATTAGTGAGAGAACGAGTCAGTCAAAGCGGCTAAAAAGGTGGTAGCATTTTTATTATCAGATTTTTATGGTCGGGGAAGAAGAGGCTTCGATCTCAGCTCATCTTCTTCATCTAGTGGTGTATAGTTTTGGGTTGTAAGTAGATGTGAGTCCAATGCTCTGTATGGTGAGGTCATCTTTCGGATATACGTCTCTGCAGGATGAGCGCTGTGCTGCTGGGGTTTGGTCTAGCTAGGGCCGATTTGTGCTAGATGCGCTGATAGTCGATGAATCTGATGCCAAAACTTAGTTTGGCTCTACATGGTGGCTTCATTAGTATAATAGATTAAAAAAGCATGGGCCAGTTACTCTTTATAGTGATCATCGACGGTAAGTTTTTGAAGTCTTAATTGATTGGAGGTTGCATATAAGTTTGTGGATGTTGCAGTCGGGTCTATAAACTTATAGTTGTCTGATTATTTTTACGAGGTCTAGTGGTTTGTATATGATTTTTGGAGAGTGATGATGGATATGGTTGCTGGTATGTTGCTATTGTCTTTCTCTTTAGTCTCGGCCATAGCAGAACTGGTAGAAGTCCATCCGCGATTTCCAGTTTTTTGTCCTGCCGTTTGGGCTGCTATAGGTTCTTAGTTTTGGAATTGGTGGCCTAATGTCTATAGAATGTTTCTTTACATCACGTTGGActtgtatgttacccattgaatTTTTAATGTAATTGTGTTAAAAAAATACGTTAatataatgattttttattaattcaatatatacatatatatatttaaattaaattagtatttCAGTTTGCATAATGATATAATAAATAGGGTGAATTTTAATACGAATGGCGTACACGTAAATTGTCGTTTCATGTGGAGGCATCTTTATATGCTCATATAtctgtttaatttaaaattattaaaaataaactaatattataacaaatatcatttataaaaatatattaataacttCTAAATTGATGGGATAAATATCTGAAAGCATCTAaagatttttgaaaaaaaaacaattcCACAAGAAGCAACTGGAAGTCCAGAGCCATGTGACCGACGCCGCATCTGAGAAAATCCCATCAAAGCCCCGCTTAAATGTACGGAAAGCAGAAAACATAACAACCACTAGAATGAGGACATGATGACGCAGAGAACAGGTGGCAGAAAACAAAGAGTCTGTCATCGAAACTTGAATAGGAGTGTGAAGCTTAGCCAGCTAGAAGCAAGCAGCAGATGAAGACGGAAGTTTGAAACGGAAGAGCGCCGTTATTGGTAGATTAAGGAGAGAATAAGGGTAAAGAATTACGTCAGATTTGGACGGACACGTTGCGCCTAAAACGTTGCTCCCCGCCGCTTAACCTAGCGAATCCGGACAAACGCTTTTCTGCGAAAGCAATAGAGATTTCGTACCTCATGTGGGCCCTCCTCTTTTGTCTCTTTAGCTGCTTTTTCAATCTTGTTAAATTGAGTTAATCAAGTAAGAAATTTCAAAATCTCATACACGTATTTGTTCTTGAACTTCATCTTATAATTACGCAAAATATACAAAAATTGAAATTGGAAGTAAGTGTTCAAATGGATTATGTATTTTAAGTCCACAAAACACACATAGAGACGGTGCTCTCTAATATCTAAGCAAAATTTTtgcataaatttatatatataaaatcttatattaattataaaaaaattttaaaaaaatttaatttgtaacACTTCAATTTAAATGAtctcaaataacttttaaatttattatttatttaatttaaaataattaaattaaatatttaaatatttgtaacaataattttataatgtctatatttcaattttatatattaaataaaatataattattaaatcaaaactaaatattttaatattataatttattaataatttagatagttatattttatctgtagaataatttttttattgtaaattcactaattttatataatttttttatacagaAATAAATTTGATCTAAATTCATTttgtttaactaattaaattaaattatttaataattttatattaaacatTACTTACAActtcgatttttttattttattattaagataaaaatatgtgaatataaattttacaaatttttatatatattgaatttatatacactggatttaaataaattttcctcggtaatttaaaaagttataattaaagataaatttttaaatggcaCCGATCCATTATTAACCCAAAACATGTAAAGGtggaattttttttcataagaaATTCATTTGTTTGTATAAATGGAGTTTAGGGCGGATTCTAAGCAAGTTTTTCCCATAATCAAAAGGCTGAGGCCACCGCTTGGTTTCGCCATTAAGGAGGGAACGTATGGCTAATGGCACAAAATCCGGGATGATCCTTAGAAACTAGCGGCACAAGAGGTTTCTTGTtccttttcttgtttttttctctcttctctctttctatCTCTAAAACTGCCCACCATCACCaccacctctctctctctctctccggtTGATTGAACACTACACACACTCCCAAAATACTGATTTGAACTTACCTTCAAGAAAAGGTtgtgagaaaaaaaagaaaacaaaagaaaattttggcGTTGAATGCTCTGGAATAAGCAAGAACACAGACGGGATTTCGCTAGTTTTCTCAAAAACTCTTATTTCAGCATGTCGTGTTCTTCAAGTCTTGATGGTCAGCTCTCATCTTCTGGTTGTCTTCTCCTAGGTTGCTAGATTGTCCTGCTGTattctgctgctgctgcttgATCATTTTAACTTGTCTTAATTTGTGGGTGTGATTATAATTGAAGTTAATGGAGAGAAGTCGCTGTTCTGGGAAGAGTTAATTTATGTTATCTTTGATAGTGATATTGATAAACTCAGATGGTTTATGTTGCTTATTTGTTGAGTAATTGATATGCTAAAGCAGCGGGCCCTTTGCTATCTTCTGCTTCCTTAATCAGACACAATCTTTCTCTTTGCACTTATCCGTACACAAAACCCTATCCTTTTTTTCACCATCTTTAtccatttctctttttttcttcttttttattatctATCTGCTACCAACAGAGATCTCAAAAGCTTCAACTTgcaatacttttttaaaaaatattatatacatatatatagttttggggaagaaaagaaaattaatgaaGAATAATTTGCATCTGCATGTTGAAGATCTTGAAAATGTAAGAAACCCTACAAGTGGTTTTGATACTATGGATGCTATGGAGGAAGAACAGGTGGTTGCCGGtgaagaaagagagatctgGCTAGAAAGAGAACAAGACGATCTGTTAGGTGTGAATGATTCTTCTATCTTCTATGGTGACTTCCCCCTTCTTCCAGATTTCCCTTGCATGtcgtcttcttcttcatcttcttccacTCAGGCTCCAGTTAAGGCCATGGCTTCTTCATCGTCGTCTTCTTCGGTTTCATCGTCATCTTCTGCGGCTTCGTGGGCCGTTTTGAAGTCAGACGCAGAAGTTGTTGATAAAAAGAATTATGACCATCAACGATATCAGCATAATCATCATCATGGTCAATATGATCCAGTAGAAGCACCCACAACAGCCTTGTCTTCAACTGCATCCATGGAGATCCCTCAGCCATCTAATCAAGCTATAGAAGATGTTGGTTGCATGGACGAGATGGAAACTTTTGGATACATGGATCTGTTCGAGAACAATGATTTATTCGACCCTTCTTCTATATTTCAACCCGATGAACGTTTCTTAGACGAGTTTCAGCAAGAGCAGAACACGCAGCCAGAACAGAAGCCGCAACAGGGAAATGAAGAGTTGATAATGGAAACCAAAATTGATGAGACCCAACAGCAAGGCAACGCCTCAGAAGATCTAGCCATGGTATTCTTAGAGTGGCTTAAAACCAACAAGGAGACTGTCTCTGCAGAGGATTTGAGGAAAGTTAAAATCAAAAAAGCTACCATTGAGTGTGCTGCTAAGCGTTTAGGTGGTGGCAAAGAAGCTATGAAGCAATTGTTGAAACTTATTCTTGAATGGGTTCAAACGAATCATCTTCAAAAAAGGCGCATGAAAGAATCATCTCCTAATAATATTTCCTACCAAGGTCAAGAATCTCTGCAAAACCCTAACCCTAGTGCTAGTTCAAACCCTAATCTGAATTGTAACTCTATCCCACCAGATCAAACCCCCTGTTTCACCCAGTCACCTTGGGTTGCACCGCCGCCTTATGTTTCTGAAACCGGAACTGTTATTCCGGGTTATCATCCAATGGTTGGGTATATGGGCGACCCGTTCGGGGCCAGTGGAGCTTCAAGCATGGCTGGCCACTCTTACCCACCAATACCACCATCGGATTATCACATGCTTGACTCCCCCCAATCGTGGTCTGCATCACATTTCGTTTTGGCTTCGCCTTACACTTCATTTGCAGACAACAATCTCCAGCCTGTTCAGGGCCACCCTCCTGTTCATAGCGGATATGGAAATCAATACCCATACCAATATCTCCCGGCGCAACCTGGGGATAGGCTGATGAGGTTGGGTTCCTCGGCGACCAAAGAGGCAAGGAAGAAGAGAATGGCGAGACAAAGGAGGTTTCTTTCACATCATAGGAATCATAATCAGCAGAACGTTCAAGCAAATCAGCACCACCAAAATCAGAGTTCTGACCACCATGCAAGGCTTGGAAATGATAATGTTGCCCCAACAACTCAACCTAATCCTGGTAACTGGGTTTATTGGCCTGCTTCTGGTGCGGTTTCGACTACACCAGTTATGTCTATGGATGTACAACCGGTGCATACTTCAGATCGGCCAGCCATGCAAAGTCATCAGAGTCATCATCAGAGGCAGGTTGCATCAGATAGGCGACAGGTGGGTTATTTCTATCTGGTGATCTTCTTGTTTgggattttttctttttgagatatGCAATTATGGATTTATGATTAACATATGAAATTTGCAGATggatttgttgttttgatcataATACATGTCTTAAGTGTATGCACGTGTTTCCTATTTATCCAGGGTTGGAAACCTGAGAAGAACCTGAGGTTTCTTCTGCAGAAAGTGTTGAAGCAGAGCGATGTGGGTAATCTAGGGAGGATTGTGTTACCAAAGGTACTCTAATTCTTTATAATCTCTGTTTTTTAGTGATTTTCTAATCTGGGTATTAGtaattactttaaatttatttatttattttttctatacaTAGAAAGAAGCAGAAATCCATCTTCCGGAGCTGGAGGCAAGAGACGGCATTTCTATTGCCATGGAAGATATTGGGACTTCTCGTATTTGGAACATGCGCTACAGGTATTCTAGATTTGAAAGATAGATGCTTTTTTTGAAAGATAGATgctttttttcttcatctcatTTTCTGTCTGAATCCCCAGATTAATTCTTGCAAGCTAATCTCTGCGTTTTTTGGCacgtatttttcttcttttggagTTGCAGATTCTGGCCTAACAACAAAAGCAGGATGTATCTCCTCGAAAACACAGGTGGGTGTTTGCTTTTCGATTTTCTTATGAACTCGAGCACAATAAGATTCCATTCTCATGTGCGTTTATCTTCTTGATTCAGGAGATTTTGTGAGGACAAATGGCCTTCAAGAAGGAGATTTCATAGTCATCTACTCAGATGTCAAGTGTGGCAAATATGTAAGCAAAGCTCCTAGCTAATAACATTAAGATTTTTGTTTtaccaacaaaataattaataatagtaaGATTTTGTTTTTTACAGTTGATCCGAGGAGTGAAGGTAAGGCAACCAGGGTCAAAATCAGAGAACAAGAAATCAGGAAAATCCCAGAGAAATCTTCATGCAAGTTCTGCTTCCGCTGTTGCTGCTGTTAATGCATCATCATCCACACCCATGAATCTAGCTCAAACAGTAAAGTAAATGCTGTGCAAGAAGAATGCAGCTGTTGGGAAACCAAAGTACTAAACCCAGCAGTCAATTCTTCACTCTTGTCTCTTGCCGCCGCTAAGCCCTCACAGTCTCTCTCCTTCATGCATGAAAATGGATGGACAAGTGGACGATGAACAGTTTCATGGGAACTTGTTGGGTATGGAAGCCTTAGATTCTCTGCATCCAATCACCGAACGGTACTGGTTTCCCGTTGAAAAGTAAAAACGACAGATCACAGCTGCCGAGACCATTGAGGGTTTAATTTGCAGTTAATTAGGGTTTTGGCTAATCCTATCTGATCATAGTATACAATGTTGTGCAATTATATATCGTTGTTAATTGTAAGTAATAAGGTTGTGGACAATCCATGCTTCCTCGTATGCACATGATGATGTTAATAAAAATGTTGGTATGCGATGTGCGGTTACAGACATAAATGGCCAAGAGTGGAAAAGAAACCAAAACGTACGAAAACAATACATCACTAATAATATTCGTTGTAATGACGACAATCCTTTATTAAGGCCTACAAATTGAAACGTtttccatataaaaaaaaaaaaaaaaagtaagatttttaaaatgagATTGTTAGATAAATCTGATTAAGGCTTACAGTCTTCattttgatttgaattttaCTTAGAAATTGGAATTACATTGAAATCtttctattatattttatttgaaatctaaacttaattatttttataactttttttttaacaatcgCATCACAAAACTATAccgttaaaaataattatacctTACTGTTATCAATTACATAACTATTGTTATTTACTGCGGTTAATAACATGGGgtaattgtttaaaaaaaataaaagtttgagagtatataattagaaaaagtttattttcttacaattgaaaatttatcattatctttttactctttttaatttttattctcttAAATTATTGAAACTTTTTTaccatttcttttaaaattataacattGAGTAGAGGCTAACAGTATATTAGTTCAACGAATTAATTCAAAACTTCAgtgtgatattttattttttagtttaatttttatttttaaaagttttaattattttaattcggttcgattttaataaaaaaattaaattaaaataattagtgataatagtatattattttttataaatcataattaaaattaaaatactttacttaaattttaaagtattaaaaataaaaaattttaaatttttaaaatacattaaaaatgaatataattaaaaaattatttttaattaaaataactattgttacttaatatatataaaaaaaattaaaatggataaaaattttaaaatggaaaagaaaatattactatttaatatttatataaaaatttaaattcattaattttaaaaataatttgacaTTGCACTCACATGCTTAATCTGATGATGggtgtatttaaataaatctcatagattttagattttattctctcgattctcaatttttatttaagaaaaaataatttgatatcatataatttttaatgaagTATTATAATATAAGTGGGGAACTTTATCAGAATAGgagactaaaataaaattttgtctaacatgatttttcaaaaaaaatttatcaaaggaGGGTTAATTTTACCACGTAGGTAAACTTCTCTTACTTGACTAGTGGCAAATTAGTGGCGGAcaataatttcaattaaatttttatatttttatttaatagttaaattttatattttttaagagtTAAATAGATTCTgacttaataaaatattatttttaataataaattaatgttttataataaatttcacttttatcatcttaaaatttatttattattgtatGTATTTTTAGCGATGACCGTCGGGTTTTACCATCTCGTTATATGGCCGAACTCATAATGACAGTCTCCATCTGAGGGCCTCTAAGTCTTTTAAATGGGTCGCTCCAGTCCGTTCGACCCTAAGATCAGATCTCCCATAAGCCTCAATCTCAATCTCTCCTTCCAGCCCGGTtaagagagaaagagataatAAACCCATTCGCCTAGTGGGTCCGTTCGCTTGCGTGCCaaaggaaattaaatggccgttacgtaTGGAGCAGATGTCTGATAttttcgtacgtccgtatctgAATGACAGAGACAGGTCGCCCAATGACAGTTAAGCCATTACACGTCACTGGCAGGTAAAGGAAAACAATAAAAGGAGAGGAATCCCCTCCTATCAGACCAAACTTACTCAACCattgtaaaatcatattttctgAATCTGAGATTATCATTTAGAATActatattttctatattttagattgaaaaaatattttattattaaaaaaatttattaaatttgaacgtatttatttttaataaaagtatatttttagTAAAACAAACAAAATCTAAATATGAAAACATTGAAATAGCAACTTCCttcatgtaaaaaaaataaaagtgtcCATTTTCCATACAATAATgctctacaaattatttttcttaaaataatttagttttttaataaaaaaatatctttcactaattaaattttaaattttctaaatatcctaaccattaataaattttccgTTAATCCAAACGCAAAAAAAAATTTCCGAGAAACAAACCACAGCCCAAATCTTGCTCAGGTCACTTTTCAGCCTTTTTACTTTCAACGTAGTTTCTGAAGGAACATTAAGAATTAATAAGGTTAGTAAAATATTATgaataagaatattaaaaactatttattgtattataaataaaaatatacattatTCCTGGTAatcttactttaaaaaaaaaactactcattctttttaaattttttaagagaaaaattaataatttattgagaAATAACATGAAAATTTACGGTATAAAGatggatttttttattaataaataatatttttcaaattttattaacattgGAAATTAATCTTTATAAACAAGAAAATTGAAAATGGTAATTTATGTTGTTGGCCAAAAATAATTTACCCTTAAATCAAAAGatttaaagataaaaaagattaatttatttagatatatgCTAAAAATTGGGCAAAATTGATCATTCTACCAATATCCATACTCCTACTTCTTTGCTCTTTTCACAAGAAAGTTTGAAACAGAACTGAAATTACACttagataataaataaaacttcataaaacaaAGGACAAGaacaaataaaatcttttaCAGATTATTTGAATGTAGTTTTCGCCATGGATGATGAAGAGTGTAAAATTGAAGATCCAGAAAAGCTTGTATTGTTGCTTTGAGGATATGAATGCTGCTTGGTATTGCAATTTTCCTGTTGATTATTTGCTGAAGATCCATTGAGAAGCATGTCCATTTTCAAGCACTCCTCTCTATTCTCCAGCCTTATTTCCTTGAGCATTGCTGATACATCTTTCATTGTAGGCCTATCATCAGGACAAGGATTTACACACAGCAAAGCTACTCCTAAGCTCTGCAACATCTCCTCAATCTCCGACTCCGGCCGAGCTCTTAAGCTGGGATCTAACACTTCAATCCCCCCTCTCTTCTGCCTCACCCAATCTACTATGTGAAGTCCATCTGGTATGGTCGGATCAATCGGTTGCTTCCCGGTTAGTACTTCTAGCACCACCACGCCATAGCTATACACATCGCTCTTCTCTGTTATCTTCATCATGTATCCATACTCTGCTTGACATTACAATGATGATTAAAAGAATTTTCAATGTTTGATCAAATGGAGAATGCTAGTATGAGTTTTGAACTCACCTGGAGCAATGTAACCATAGGATCCAGCAACGGTGTTGGAAGAACGAGCGAAATCGCAATCATCTACGAGCTTGGCAAGCCCGAAATCAGCAATGTAAGGTTCAAATTCAAGGCCAATGAGAATATTGTTGGCCTTTATGTCCCTGTGAACAATTGGAGGAACACAGTCATGGTGTAAATAAGCAAGACCTTGTGCTGCTTCCAGGATGATTCGGTACCTCACTTCCCATTCCAAGCAACCTCCACTTCTTTCATGGAGGAGACTGCCTAGGCTTCCATTTGGCATATAATTGTACATGAGCAATCTTGTGTTTCGATTCCAACAGCAACCCAAGAATCTGACAATGTTCTTGTGTCGGATAGAACCTAGGGTTTTTACTTCAGTGGAGAAGGAATCCCGAACTCCCTTAATGTCTAACCTGTCATTTTGAGAGTCTTTCTCTGCAGCCATTGTTGTTGGCCACAGCTTCTTAACTGCAATGACTTCTCCATTTTCTAGTTCTGCACGATACACTATTCCTGAACATCCCT
Coding sequences within it:
- the LOC110629754 gene encoding B3 domain-containing transcription factor ABI3, whose protein sequence is MKNNLHLHVEDLENVRNPTSGFDTMDAMEEEQVVAGEEREIWLEREQDDLLGVNDSSIFYGDFPLLPDFPCMSSSSSSSSTQAPVKAMASSSSSSSVSSSSSAASWAVLKSDAEVVDKKNYDHQRYQHNHHHGQYDPVEAPTTALSSTASMEIPQPSNQAIEDVGCMDEMETFGYMDLFENNDLFDPSSIFQPDERFLDEFQQEQNTQPEQKPQQGNEELIMETKIDETQQQGNASEDLAMVFLEWLKTNKETVSAEDLRKVKIKKATIECAAKRLGGGKEAMKQLLKLILEWVQTNHLQKRRMKESSPNNISYQGQESLQNPNPSASSNPNLNCNSIPPDQTPCFTQSPWVAPPPYVSETGTVIPGYHPMVGYMGDPFGASGASSMAGHSYPPIPPSDYHMLDSPQSWSASHFVLASPYTSFADNNLQPVQGHPPVHSGYGNQYPYQYLPAQPGDRLMRLGSSATKEARKKRMARQRRFLSHHRNHNQQNVQANQHHQNQSSDHHARLGNDNVAPTTQPNPGNWVYWPASGAVSTTPVMSMDVQPVHTSDRPAMQSHQSHHQRQVASDRRQGWKPEKNLRFLLQKVLKQSDVGNLGRIVLPKKEAEIHLPELEARDGISIAMEDIGTSRIWNMRYSCRFWPNNKSRMYLLENTGDFVRTNGLQEGDFIVIYSDVKCGKYLIRGVKVRQPGSKSENKKSGKSQRNLHASSASAVAAVNASSSTPMNLAQTVK